Proteins from a genomic interval of Candidatus Nanosynbacter sp. HMT-352:
- the pncB gene encoding nicotinate phosphoribosyltransferase: MEKSSKISQGLDYYKLTMGMNEYLKHPEAEVTFTLKNRSPNLLSEFVSPVELQDRLNELVEGWRPDEVAYLAGLQNQDGKATFSQEYLDFLISNPLPPVNIGYDKRGDLAVEATGKWPLVTFWETVIMSEINEIYFRNKLAREGYSLEEVYAEGDRRLDEKIKLLKSRPDIKFSDFGTRRRFSFNWHRHVIERVANELPDNFVGTSNIYLAHKLGLKPIGTFAHEMPMVYAALADKTGNDPLSGHNQALKDWQGTYGNELSIALTDTFTTDFFFADFTPEQMTSWKGLRHDSGDPIEFGNKAIEIYKKNGIDPLEKTIVFSDGLDVDEIIRIADYFKDKINVTFGWGTTLTNDLGITPNNFVMKATEVDGVSTVKLSDTPGKHTGSGDKIKEYSERVKAALAKNALNNTLVTV, encoded by the coding sequence ATGGAGAAGAGCTCAAAAATATCACAAGGGTTAGATTATTACAAATTAACTATGGGGATGAACGAGTACTTAAAACATCCTGAAGCAGAAGTTACTTTCACATTGAAAAATCGCTCCCCTAATCTATTATCCGAATTTGTATCCCCAGTAGAATTACAGGATAGACTAAATGAGCTAGTTGAAGGATGGCGGCCTGATGAAGTAGCCTACTTGGCTGGATTACAAAACCAAGACGGCAAAGCGACATTTTCGCAAGAATACCTTGATTTCCTAATAAGTAACCCCTTGCCTCCGGTCAATATCGGATATGATAAGCGCGGCGACCTAGCGGTTGAAGCTACGGGAAAATGGCCCCTAGTTACATTCTGGGAAACCGTTATCATGAGCGAGATAAATGAAATATATTTTCGTAACAAACTCGCACGTGAAGGTTACTCTTTGGAAGAAGTGTATGCAGAAGGAGATCGCCGATTAGACGAAAAGATCAAATTATTAAAAAGCCGCCCAGATATTAAATTTTCTGATTTCGGCACAAGGCGACGCTTTAGTTTTAATTGGCATAGACACGTAATTGAACGAGTCGCAAATGAGCTCCCTGATAATTTTGTCGGAACTTCAAATATATACTTGGCGCATAAACTAGGATTAAAACCAATTGGAACTTTTGCACACGAAATGCCAATGGTCTACGCTGCACTGGCAGATAAAACCGGAAACGACCCACTAAGTGGCCACAATCAGGCGCTAAAAGATTGGCAAGGCACATATGGCAACGAATTATCAATTGCCCTAACAGATACATTTACAACCGACTTCTTCTTTGCCGACTTTACGCCCGAACAAATGACTTCGTGGAAAGGACTACGACACGATTCTGGCGACCCAATAGAATTTGGAAATAAGGCTATTGAAATTTACAAAAAGAACGGAATTGATCCTTTAGAGAAAACTATCGTCTTTAGTGACGGACTTGACGTGGACGAAATCATTAGGATAGCTGATTACTTTAAGGACAAAATAAATGTAACATTTGGCTGGGGTACAACTTTGACTAACGACCTTGGAATTACGCCCAATAACTTTGTTATGAAAGCCACAGAAGTCGATGGAGTATCTACGGTCAAATTGAGCGACACTCCTGGCAAACATACAGGTTCAGGTGATAAAATTAAAGAGTATAGCGAACGTGTAAAAGCAGCTTTGGCTAAAAATGCACTGAATAATACTCTAGTTACTGTATGA
- a CDS encoding 2,3-bisphosphoglycerate-dependent phosphoglycerate mutase → MGILVISRHGESEWNLLGKWTGCTDVNLTEKGHNDTVRLGALLKDMSFNEAYTSSLKRTQQTLAALLEGCGVENLPTTHATELNERDYGDLTGKNKWEVKAEIGEESFNGIRRGWDYPVPGGETLKDVYARVVPYFEQEILPKLQNGENILLVAHGNSIRALIKHLDQVPEAEMANVEMPFGQLLVYTFEPGQSLPIKKEVLSVEIEAVNA, encoded by the coding sequence ATGGGAATATTAGTTATTAGTCGGCACGGTGAGAGCGAGTGGAATCTGCTTGGTAAATGGACTGGCTGTACGGATGTTAATTTGACGGAAAAGGGTCATAATGACACCGTGCGATTGGGTGCTTTATTGAAAGATATGTCGTTTAATGAGGCTTACACTTCATCACTAAAACGCACACAACAAACTTTGGCCGCACTACTCGAAGGGTGTGGTGTCGAAAATCTACCAACGACGCATGCGACTGAATTAAACGAGCGTGATTATGGCGATTTGACTGGAAAAAATAAATGGGAAGTTAAAGCGGAAATTGGCGAAGAGTCTTTCAATGGCATTCGGCGCGGTTGGGATTATCCAGTGCCGGGCGGCGAAACTTTGAAAGATGTTTATGCGCGGGTTGTTCCATATTTTGAGCAAGAGATTTTGCCGAAATTGCAGAATGGTGAGAATATTTTATTGGTGGCTCACGGCAATTCTATTCGGGCTTTAATTAAACATCTTGATCAAGTTCCAGAGGCTGAGATGGCGAATGTAGAGATGCCGTTTGGTCAATTATTGGTTTATACGTTCGAGCCCGGTCAATCTTTGCCAATCAAAAAAGAAGTGCTGTCGGTTGAGATTGAAGCCGTGAATGCTTAA
- the tsaE gene encoding tRNA (adenosine(37)-N6)-threonylcarbamoyltransferase complex ATPase subunit type 1 TsaE, translated as MNISSEEKMQELGAAIGRAVSGGEVLELVGDIGAGKTTLTKGIAQALEIDEPVQSPTFTISRVYDSPRGLSLAHYDFYRLGNAGIMSEEIREVAASNSVVVVEWAGAVGDALPSDRLAIKITATSEEGRLVEFHPGGKKSDELLRKIKENMA; from the coding sequence GTGAATATTTCTAGTGAAGAGAAAATGCAAGAATTGGGCGCGGCAATTGGTCGGGCTGTTTCTGGCGGGGAAGTTCTGGAATTGGTCGGTGACATTGGCGCGGGGAAAACCACGTTGACGAAGGGAATTGCGCAGGCTTTAGAGATTGATGAGCCAGTTCAGAGTCCAACTTTCACGATTTCGCGCGTGTACGATTCACCTCGCGGTCTGAGTTTGGCGCATTACGATTTTTATAGATTGGGAAATGCTGGAATTATGAGCGAGGAAATTCGCGAAGTGGCGGCTTCTAATTCGGTGGTTGTGGTTGAATGGGCTGGCGCTGTTGGCGACGCGTTGCCAAGTGACCGGTTGGCGATAAAAATTACTGCGACTAGCGAAGAAGGGCGGCTTGTGGAATTTCACCCTGGCGGCAAAAAATCTGATGAACTTTTGAGAAAAATAAAGGAGAATATGGCGTGA
- the tsaB gene encoding tRNA (adenosine(37)-N6)-threonylcarbamoyltransferase complex dimerization subunit type 1 TsaB yields MIILLDTSTSTCFLTIVNGENRQDFEWEAGRTLARNLLKFLEEKTGDLHLISGIGVMKGPGSFTGLRIGLTVVNTLADSLNIPIVGAMGDNWRDLALGKLRSGENEKIVMPEYGAAANITAPRK; encoded by the coding sequence GTGATAATTTTATTAGACACTTCAACATCAACATGTTTTTTGACGATAGTCAATGGAGAAAATCGTCAGGATTTTGAATGGGAAGCTGGGCGAACGTTGGCGCGGAATTTGTTGAAATTTTTGGAAGAAAAAACTGGCGATTTGCATCTGATAAGTGGCATTGGCGTGATGAAAGGACCAGGAAGTTTTACGGGGCTGAGAATTGGTTTGACGGTTGTGAATACCTTGGCGGACAGCTTGAATATTCCTATCGTTGGTGCGATGGGTGACAACTGGCGTGATTTGGCTTTGGGTAAATTGCGTTCTGGCGAGAATGAAAAAATTGTTATGCCAGAGTACGGTGCTGCTGCGAATATCACTGCGCCGCGAAAATAA
- a CDS encoding GspE/PulE family protein, producing MRVSDQTIESILKQGGVVDEPQLADLKLIAERSKQTLQETAIEQKVISEEDLTKLIGDYIGVPFVRIEPKDIPEDVLKRIPEHIARQYNVVLFDKNEDDSLSLAMEDPDDVQALNFIQKEIGYNTKVFLATKSNILDCLENYRGNINAELDEVIAVQKDASAEDQNVSQDDFAENSPIAQTVNLLLEYAIKSNASDIHIEPREDYVQVRYRIDGVLKEVNKLPRNVHGALVSRIKILSNLKIDERRVPQDGRFKIKVSGKQYALRVSTLPIADGEKVVMRILDESNQAVKLDQLGYWGLSLATVKDAMAQPNGMILVTGPTGSGKSTSLFSVLSELNTPDVNISTIEDPVEYKIPGVNQTQTNAKAGMTFASGLRALLRQDPNIIMVGEIRDGETANLGVQAALTGHLVFSTLHTNNAATCLPRLLDMGIEPFLIASTVKAVIGQRLVRRLCMNCRQEYTPNEEEIKYITEMFKINTESIKKIHNLEEQAFEDKIGGDTPMGSTDSEIERLWQPNPEGCDECGHNGFKGRVGIYEVLGISIPIQKMITANATSNDIQDQAISEGMVTMQMDGLIKSLRGITTVDEVLRATRE from the coding sequence ATGCGTGTTTCAGACCAGACAATTGAGAGCATTCTGAAACAAGGTGGGGTTGTTGATGAGCCGCAGCTTGCTGATTTGAAATTGATCGCTGAACGGTCGAAGCAAACATTACAAGAAACCGCTATTGAACAAAAAGTCATTTCTGAGGAAGATTTGACAAAGTTGATCGGCGATTATATTGGCGTGCCTTTCGTGCGAATTGAGCCAAAGGATATTCCCGAAGATGTGTTGAAACGAATTCCTGAACATATCGCGCGCCAGTATAATGTTGTGCTTTTTGATAAAAATGAGGACGATAGCTTATCGCTTGCGATGGAAGACCCAGACGACGTGCAGGCGCTGAACTTTATTCAGAAAGAAATTGGCTACAACACTAAGGTTTTCCTAGCGACAAAAAGCAACATTTTGGACTGTTTGGAAAATTATCGCGGTAATATCAATGCCGAACTTGACGAAGTTATTGCGGTGCAAAAAGACGCTTCCGCCGAAGACCAAAACGTTAGTCAAGATGATTTTGCGGAAAATTCACCAATTGCCCAAACTGTTAATTTGTTACTGGAATACGCCATAAAATCCAACGCTTCCGACATTCATATTGAACCGCGCGAAGATTACGTTCAGGTTCGCTATCGAATTGATGGTGTCTTGAAGGAAGTTAACAAATTGCCACGAAACGTTCACGGCGCTTTGGTGAGTCGCATTAAAATTCTCTCTAATCTGAAAATTGACGAACGCCGTGTGCCACAGGACGGGCGATTTAAGATAAAAGTTTCAGGAAAACAATACGCGCTTCGTGTTTCAACATTGCCAATCGCTGACGGCGAAAAAGTGGTCATGCGTATTTTGGACGAATCGAACCAGGCTGTTAAACTGGATCAGCTTGGCTATTGGGGCTTGTCGCTCGCAACCGTAAAAGACGCAATGGCTCAGCCGAACGGAATGATCCTGGTGACTGGACCAACCGGATCGGGAAAATCGACCAGCTTGTTCAGCGTCTTGTCGGAACTTAATACTCCAGATGTCAATATTTCCACAATTGAAGACCCGGTGGAATACAAAATCCCAGGTGTCAATCAAACTCAGACTAACGCCAAAGCTGGAATGACCTTCGCTTCAGGACTAAGGGCGCTACTTCGCCAAGACCCAAATATCATTATGGTCGGAGAAATTCGCGATGGCGAAACCGCAAACCTTGGTGTTCAGGCGGCGCTGACCGGGCACTTGGTGTTCTCCACTCTGCACACAAATAACGCTGCGACATGTTTGCCACGTCTGCTAGATATGGGAATTGAGCCATTCTTGATCGCTTCAACCGTGAAGGCGGTGATTGGGCAGCGACTAGTTAGGCGCCTGTGTATGAACTGCCGCCAAGAATACACTCCAAACGAAGAAGAAATAAAGTATATCACCGAGATGTTTAAGATAAATACAGAGTCGATTAAAAAAATTCACAACCTCGAAGAGCAGGCTTTTGAGGATAAAATTGGTGGCGACACACCCATGGGGTCAACTGATTCAGAAATTGAACGATTATGGCAACCGAATCCAGAAGGTTGTGACGAGTGTGGACATAACGGATTCAAGGGTCGCGTTGGTATTTACGAGGTTCTTGGCATTTCCATTCCTATCCAAAAAATGATCACCGCCAACGCCACCAGCAACGATATTCAAGATCAAGCGATTTCCGAAGGCATGGTGACAATGCAGATGGATGGACTTATTAAATCACTGCGCGGGATCACCACCGTGGACGAAGTTTTGAGGGCAACAAGGGAGTAA
- a CDS encoding type II secretion system F family protein, translating into MPIFEYLLVNKKKETVSSTIEAADKLSAINNLRSRGQLIKIEEKGAKKELSFSFGKKKKGAKTEELVMFTRQLSAMVSAGVPILRSLNSMAKHAESANFRDTINAVIKDIEGGMSFADALSKHPETFNDIYVNMVAAGETGGILDDILKRLALQQEKNSSMKKKIKGAMTYPIVLLIITIIAFFILMIFIIPVIGKTIKDMGGPDAKLPLLTEIMLGISDFVVSFWYIIIPIFAGSIWLLIRYVKTPKGRVKFHNIIIKVPAVGPIVKKVAIARFTRTFSALIGAGVAVLEALDVTSRAVGNVAYEKSLKEATKRVQNGEVLSKIIAEQDDLYPPIVAQMLSVGEETGQTDKVLVKVADFYEEEVDTAIDGVSSIIEPVMIVAMGVVIALVAVSVMGPITSMAGQVKE; encoded by the coding sequence ATGCCAATTTTTGAATATTTACTTGTCAACAAAAAGAAAGAAACCGTCTCTTCAACGATTGAAGCGGCCGACAAACTATCTGCCATTAATAATTTGAGGTCACGCGGACAATTGATAAAAATCGAAGAAAAAGGCGCAAAAAAAGAGCTTAGTTTTTCTTTCGGCAAGAAAAAGAAAGGTGCCAAAACTGAAGAATTGGTGATGTTTACTCGCCAATTAAGCGCCATGGTTTCAGCTGGCGTTCCTATTCTTCGTTCCCTTAACTCTATGGCAAAACACGCCGAAAGTGCCAACTTCCGAGACACGATCAACGCTGTGATTAAAGACATTGAAGGTGGTATGTCTTTTGCGGATGCCCTGAGCAAACACCCAGAAACCTTCAATGATATCTATGTGAACATGGTTGCTGCAGGTGAAACCGGAGGTATTTTGGACGATATCTTAAAACGTCTAGCTTTACAACAAGAAAAAAACTCATCCATGAAGAAAAAAATTAAAGGCGCCATGACATACCCGATCGTACTTTTAATCATTACAATTATTGCCTTCTTTATCTTGATGATCTTCATTATTCCAGTCATCGGTAAAACTATTAAAGACATGGGCGGACCCGACGCCAAACTGCCGCTCCTTACTGAAATTATGCTCGGAATCAGCGATTTTGTAGTGTCATTTTGGTATATAATAATTCCAATATTTGCCGGAAGCATTTGGCTATTAATTCGCTACGTTAAAACCCCAAAAGGCCGCGTAAAATTTCACAATATCATCATCAAAGTTCCAGCTGTCGGACCAATTGTTAAAAAGGTGGCAATCGCTCGCTTTACTCGAACCTTCTCCGCTCTTATCGGCGCGGGCGTGGCTGTGCTTGAAGCATTAGACGTAACTTCGCGCGCCGTCGGAAATGTCGCCTACGAAAAATCCCTAAAGGAAGCTACTAAGCGAGTCCAAAACGGTGAAGTTTTATCAAAAATTATCGCAGAGCAGGACGATTTATATCCGCCGATTGTTGCGCAAATGTTGTCTGTTGGTGAGGAAACTGGACAAACAGATAAAGTTCTAGTTAAAGTTGCCGACTTTTACGAGGAAGAGGTCGATACCGCGATTGACGGCGTTAGCTCTATTATTGAGCCAGTGATGATTGTTGCAATGGGTGTTGTTATTGCCCTGGTGGCGGTTAGTGTTATGGGCCCAATTACAAGTATGGCGGGTCAAGTTAAGGAATAA
- a CDS encoding isochorismatase family protein, with protein sequence MEKTRYILIGVDPQNDFIDGSLAVAEAEQIIEPINSIADEVRKHDGTVVFTRDWHPEKTPHFDKWPVHCVANTRGANFHEDLNIQPSDIIINKGTGQTDGYSGWEGKSETNETLESIIMPKTPHEKVKVFLGGLATDFCVKSTALDIAEHFKDDRRVTTYLLIDAIRAVGLTSTAEEEALSAMKEAGILAISTEEAKKMIQEAI encoded by the coding sequence ATGGAAAAGACTAGATATATACTTATCGGAGTTGATCCACAAAATGATTTTATCGATGGAAGTCTTGCCGTTGCCGAAGCAGAGCAAATTATCGAACCTATCAACTCCATTGCCGACGAGGTACGAAAACACGATGGCACGGTTGTATTCACCCGAGACTGGCACCCCGAAAAAACACCACATTTTGACAAATGGCCAGTTCACTGCGTAGCCAACACTAGAGGAGCTAATTTTCACGAAGACCTAAATATTCAGCCTAGTGATATTATCATCAATAAAGGCACCGGTCAGACAGACGGATATTCTGGATGGGAGGGTAAAAGCGAAACAAACGAAACGTTAGAATCTATCATAATGCCAAAAACACCCCATGAAAAAGTTAAAGTATTTCTCGGCGGACTAGCAACGGATTTTTGCGTAAAATCTACCGCCCTAGATATCGCCGAACATTTCAAAGATGACAGACGTGTTACTACATACTTACTTATAGACGCCATTCGCGCCGTGGGATTAACCTCGACGGCCGAAGAAGAAGCATTATCCGCAATGAAAGAGGCTGGAATATTAGCAATATCGACTGAAGAAGCAAAGAAGATGATTCAGGAGGCAATTTAA
- the rny gene encoding ribonuclease Y, whose product MIEVIIAAAIGAGAGAAGLVGYQRTRQINGKNQIERDLADAKTKASDIVLKAKDEALKIENERRKEWQKTENRLADRERTLDNKLEELDRRAEKLRAHEDEVDNLKNEIRDIRSRQQEKLEKIAGLKKKDAADKLMQMTERDIKQDLVGLVSKLQHDAMDDAEERAQMILVTAMERMSSEVTAERTVTAVKLTDDEMKGRIIGKEGRNIQALQRETGVDILVDDTPGMIILSSFDPVRRQVARLSLEMLMKDGRIHPARIEEVVAKAKKQIEKEVRQAGEDAMRETGVVGIPKEMLLLLGELKFRTSFGQNVLKHSTEMAQIAGMIAEEIGADVRITKIATLLHDVGKAVSHKIEGKHHHIGAELARKYGMDERIVHAIEAHHDDIEATTPEAIIVRVCDAASAARPGARNVSAENFAERMRDLENVATSFEGIDKAYAISAGREVRVIVKPQTIDDLSAIKLARDIATKIESTMQYPGTIKVNVIRETRAIEFAK is encoded by the coding sequence ATGATAGAAGTAATTATTGCCGCGGCTATTGGAGCTGGCGCGGGTGCTGCTGGTCTTGTTGGATATCAGAGAACTCGCCAAATTAACGGTAAAAATCAGATTGAGCGAGATCTGGCAGATGCGAAAACTAAGGCGAGCGACATTGTCCTTAAGGCTAAGGACGAGGCGCTTAAGATTGAAAATGAACGTCGCAAGGAATGGCAAAAGACCGAAAATCGCTTGGCGGATCGCGAGAGGACTCTGGACAATAAATTGGAGGAGCTTGATCGACGAGCGGAAAAATTGCGCGCGCATGAGGATGAAGTTGATAATCTTAAAAATGAAATTCGCGACATTCGCTCCAGACAGCAGGAGAAATTGGAAAAAATCGCTGGATTGAAGAAAAAAGACGCTGCCGATAAGTTAATGCAGATGACTGAGCGTGACATTAAGCAAGACTTGGTCGGTTTGGTGTCAAAATTACAACATGATGCAATGGATGACGCTGAAGAACGGGCGCAAATGATTCTAGTGACCGCGATGGAACGAATGAGCAGTGAAGTTACCGCTGAGCGCACGGTGACTGCCGTTAAGTTGACAGATGATGAGATGAAAGGTCGAATTATTGGTAAGGAGGGGCGTAATATTCAGGCACTGCAGCGCGAAACTGGCGTCGATATTTTAGTTGACGACACACCCGGCATGATTATTTTGTCGAGTTTTGATCCTGTTCGCAGACAAGTGGCTCGTTTGAGTCTTGAGATGCTGATGAAGGACGGCCGTATTCATCCTGCGCGCATTGAAGAGGTTGTTGCTAAGGCTAAAAAGCAGATTGAAAAAGAAGTTCGCCAGGCTGGTGAAGATGCTATGCGTGAAACTGGCGTGGTTGGGATTCCGAAGGAGATGTTGTTGCTGCTTGGTGAGTTGAAGTTTCGTACCAGCTTCGGTCAGAACGTCCTGAAGCATTCAACAGAGATGGCGCAAATTGCTGGAATGATTGCCGAAGAAATCGGCGCGGATGTGCGCATTACGAAGATTGCTACACTTCTTCATGACGTCGGCAAGGCTGTGTCACATAAAATTGAGGGCAAGCACCATCACATTGGGGCGGAATTGGCTCGTAAATATGGTATGGACGAGAGAATTGTTCACGCAATCGAAGCACACCACGATGATATCGAAGCGACAACTCCAGAGGCAATTATTGTTCGAGTTTGTGACGCGGCTTCGGCTGCGCGTCCAGGTGCGCGTAATGTTTCTGCTGAAAACTTTGCAGAGCGAATGCGCGATTTGGAAAATGTTGCTACGAGCTTTGAAGGAATTGATAAGGCCTATGCGATTTCTGCTGGTCGTGAAGTTCGTGTAATCGTGAAGCCTCAGACAATTGATGATTTGTCGGCGATTAAATTGGCGCGAGATATTGCGACGAAAATTGAGTCGACAATGCAATATCCTGGCACCATTAAGGTTAACGTGATTCGCGAAACGCGAGCAATTGAGTTTGCTAAATAA
- a CDS encoding NUDIX domain-containing protein: MPISINRKLWYNGPNYTADSVIINTIAQKILLIKRSSGEWALPGGFINSKEESFTAAIRETKEETGIIISNNPILIYKGLVNDSRNNQTSWIETSAYLFIVNELSEVSGRDDAIDAAWLPLNNLPKLYASHDEIVARAIDYLSCRSLIKIAEFSENYRNINGGHMQYDKIIATKNDHSVFIKRTSTRYDDIKRNRLRQYLRKEAFTISYLRCHGYSGIPHRSILRDNDTFIMETMAPEEGWLWRAKSETLDAYIKSAKEKFDELENIPLPPDTFDIESSCDSFIKEGWASLDEQKIAKLRELSLGFLDRLTPHSQNITKKLLADLPALLNAGSRHSDIKKLVFCHHDIRQSNMAWHPKRGTKLIDWSWSGPGESGSDITSLLIDLHKSGYNISNYYKEINLDHCLTLIGFWLNHATWPYRGDDTLRFQQFLSALSAYEIYTTI, encoded by the coding sequence ATGCCAATATCTATAAATCGTAAATTATGGTATAACGGTCCAAATTACACCGCAGACAGTGTAATAATCAACACAATCGCACAAAAAATTCTTTTGATAAAACGGTCCAGCGGTGAATGGGCATTGCCTGGAGGGTTCATCAATTCCAAAGAAGAATCCTTTACCGCAGCAATTCGCGAAACAAAAGAAGAAACTGGAATAATAATTAGTAATAATCCAATATTAATATACAAAGGGCTTGTTAATGATTCACGCAACAATCAGACGTCATGGATCGAAACCAGTGCGTATTTGTTCATAGTCAACGAACTATCAGAGGTGTCAGGACGAGACGACGCTATCGACGCAGCCTGGCTACCACTCAATAATTTGCCTAAATTATACGCATCGCATGATGAAATAGTAGCCAGGGCTATTGATTATTTGTCTTGTCGGTCGCTAATTAAGATAGCAGAGTTTTCCGAAAATTATCGCAATATTAACGGCGGTCATATGCAATACGACAAAATTATCGCCACAAAAAATGATCATTCGGTATTTATTAAGCGGACATCGACTAGATACGATGATATTAAGCGAAATAGGCTACGCCAATATCTGAGAAAAGAAGCGTTCACGATATCCTATCTGCGATGCCATGGATATAGCGGAATTCCACACAGATCAATATTGCGAGACAATGATACTTTCATTATGGAGACAATGGCGCCAGAAGAAGGTTGGCTATGGCGAGCAAAGAGCGAAACGCTAGACGCTTATATCAAATCAGCGAAGGAAAAATTTGACGAGTTGGAAAATATACCATTGCCGCCTGACACTTTTGATATCGAATCGTCATGCGATAGTTTTATTAAAGAAGGGTGGGCTTCGTTAGACGAGCAGAAGATAGCTAAATTGAGAGAGTTGTCATTAGGATTCTTGGACAGATTAACGCCCCATAGTCAAAACATAACTAAGAAATTATTAGCAGACTTACCCGCTTTACTAAATGCCGGAAGCCGACATAGCGATATAAAAAAATTAGTTTTTTGTCATCACGACATTCGACAATCAAATATGGCTTGGCACCCCAAACGCGGCACCAAGTTAATCGACTGGAGTTGGTCTGGACCTGGAGAATCTGGTAGCGACATCACTAGCCTACTGATCGACCTACATAAAAGCGGTTATAATATTTCAAACTATTACAAAGAAATAAATTTAGATCATTGCCTAACCTTAATTGGTTTTTGGTTAAACCATGCGACATGGCCATATCGCGGCGACGACACTCTTAGATTTCAACAATTTTTATCGGCATTAAGTGCATACGAAATATATACAACTATTTAA
- a CDS encoding NUDIX hydrolase, with protein sequence MASSLLQDKIYCMNYTKPYTPPTLTVDAVIFQVNNNTLEVLLLKRPNEPFKGEWALPGGYNAKGETTTDALERVVFQKTGVKIKDDLRYIEQLYTFDTINRDPRGHAVSVTYMGCGRNITYNEDLEVAFFDVNKLPKLAYDHANIIKYAKERLIAKMTYTNSAFAFLDRRFTLTQLQTVYEIVFGRKFDKRNFRKKFLGLNLIHETNELWRDGAHRPAKLYEFNSSKLENLDRSFD encoded by the coding sequence TTGGCAAGTAGCTTACTTCAGGATAAGATATATTGTATGAATTACACAAAACCGTATACACCTCCAACACTAACCGTGGATGCAGTAATTTTTCAAGTAAACAATAATACCCTGGAAGTGTTATTATTAAAACGACCGAACGAACCTTTTAAAGGAGAATGGGCCCTCCCTGGAGGATATAATGCCAAGGGAGAGACGACTACAGATGCGCTCGAACGTGTAGTTTTCCAAAAGACAGGCGTAAAAATTAAAGACGACCTACGATATATTGAACAGCTTTACACTTTCGATACGATTAATCGTGATCCACGAGGACATGCAGTATCTGTAACTTACATGGGTTGTGGACGCAATATTACATACAATGAAGATTTAGAAGTGGCATTTTTTGATGTAAATAAATTACCAAAACTAGCATACGATCACGCCAACATCATTAAATACGCTAAAGAACGCCTAATTGCCAAAATGACATACACCAATTCGGCATTTGCTTTTCTGGATCGAAGATTTACCTTAACGCAACTGCAAACAGTTTACGAGATAGTTTTTGGTCGTAAATTTGACAAGCGTAATTTTCGAAAAAAATTCCTCGGCTTAAACTTAATTCATGAGACTAATGAGTTGTGGCGAGACGGCGCACATCGTCCAGCAAAGTTATACGAGTTCAATTCAAGTAAGCTCGAGAATTTAGATCGTAGTTTCGACTAA
- a CDS encoding NUDIX domain-containing protein gives MKFTDEERRAWLASLDRRFSSAAVLIENEQGELLIVKAGYKDHWSLPGGIVDAGESPLEAAVREVKEEVDIQVDPKDLSLAMVASRHSDEFLTHQFVFFTKLENDAFSEIKLQESEIVASKFIAKNEIDFEDMSLLWAIRLWAIDKFGYVNTKIIDNDGVKKEVVEFFAPMIGGK, from the coding sequence ATGAAATTTACAGATGAAGAGCGACGGGCTTGGTTGGCAAGTTTGGACAGGCGTTTTTCCAGTGCGGCGGTGTTGATTGAAAATGAGCAGGGCGAGTTATTGATCGTCAAGGCTGGTTATAAAGACCATTGGTCGCTGCCTGGTGGCATTGTTGACGCTGGAGAATCTCCGTTGGAAGCGGCGGTACGCGAGGTGAAAGAAGAAGTTGATATTCAAGTCGATCCTAAGGATCTGAGTCTTGCCATGGTTGCTTCGCGTCATTCTGATGAGTTTTTGACACATCAATTTGTGTTTTTTACGAAGTTAGAAAACGATGCTTTTTCTGAGATAAAATTGCAGGAATCGGAAATTGTGGCTAGTAAATTTATTGCCAAAAATGAGATCGATTTTGAAGATATGTCACTGCTCTGGGCAATCAGATTGTGGGCAATTGATAAATTCGGTTACGTAAATACGAAAATTATTGATAATGACGGCGTGAAAAAAGAAGTTGTAGAATTTTTTGCGCCGATGATTGGAGGGAAATAA